The following is a genomic window from Bdellovibrionales bacterium.
CCATTGCGCGGGATATTGCGCGGGCCCATGGCGGAGACGTCGTGCTAGAAGAAGCCCCCTTGGGGGGGCTTCGCGCTCGAGTCTGGTTACCGGTTTAAAAAAGCGTTTTACCGTGCGTCGGATTCATCGTCAGTGGCGACATCGACGACATCATCAACATCGACTTCGTCTTCGCCTAGTTCGTCAATATCTTCAATGACCACATCATCAGCTTCATCCGAAGCCACGGGGATATCATCAATTTCTTCGGGTGCTGCGGTGATCTTGCGCGCCTTTTCCTCGGCGGCAGCGCGGCTGCGCCGTGATTTGGTCAGCGTTTCAGGATCAAAAACCGTCCCGCAGCTTGGACATACGGGCGGATTCTTTTTCATATCGTAATAGCGCGTGCCGCAATGCGGACAAATCCGTTTTAAACCCCACTCTGCTTTCGCCACGTTTAGTCTCCCTGCTCTGAATTTTTGGGCCGAAAAATAGATTAT
Proteins encoded in this region:
- a CDS encoding TIGR02300 family protein, with product MAKAEWGLKRICPHCGTRYYDMKKNPPVCPSCGTVFDPETLTKSRRSRAAAEEKARKITAAPEEIDDIPVASDEADDVVIEDIDELGEDEVDVDDVVDVATDDESDAR